The sequence AATAAAAGCGATCCCTAGCAAGACGCTAAGAGATAATTACACGGGCATAGACAACCAAAAGTTCCAGTTAGAAACTAAATGGCCTCTATTTTTAATCCAATGAAAAGAAAAAAGTCTAATAACATCAAATAAACTATTTTTAGAACAAAAAGAATCTTGAAAAACAACGTCGTTCCTGAAACGCCATATAGCCCACAAAGATGTAACCATGACCGCAATGATCCGATTCTTTGAAGAAACCGTTAATCGAACACCCTCTAGCCAAACCACAAACAAATCCCAAGAGGAAAAATGAGGCAAACCACAACCGAGCCAAATCCGAATTCTAAGCCATAAATCACGAGCCACATCACAATCGAAAAACAAGTGATCCCGGGTCTCGACTCCATTGTTACAATTCGGATAAACAATAGAGTCAATATCTATACCTTTAGCGGAAAGGTTCCAGCGAACTAGAATGCAGTCTAAACGAAAATGCCATAAGAAAACATTAACTTTTCACGGGACAAATTTGAACCAAACCGTTTCGACTTGAGATGAAGGAAGACGTCGTCGGTCAATACATTCCCTAGCATCTTTCACCATGTAAGACCCATCATCGCTAAGATTGCAGACCCAAGAATCAGGCCGATCGCGTAAAATAGGACATCCTATCTCTTCGAGTAAAACTTTAAGATATTGTTCAATCCGGCCGCCTACAATATCCCTAGTCCAATTAAAACGCCAATTATCATTATCGACTTAGTCCGCTATAGAACCATTTGGGTCAGAATCTAAGTGAAAAAGCCTGTTGAGACGAGAAGAGATAGTCGAATTACCGCACCAAAAATCGAGCCAAAAACGAATCGATCAACCATTACCTACGACCATTTTGATTGTGTCTATAGGTAACAAGTCATCAAATAAACACTTTGAACAACTAGCAACAATGTTGTTCCAAGAACTATTACTAGCGTACTTAGTCTTCTCAAAAACGTTACCATGAATGGATTTAATAATAGTCACCCACATATCATTTGGTTTCGTCAGGTACCGCCACCTCCATTTGAAAAGAAGAGCTAAGTTAAAAGCTTTTAAACTCCCGACATTAAGCCCACCTTTATCAAATGAAGCTAGAACTTTGTCCCACTTTAACCACGACATCTTTTTCACCGAGTTGCTTCCGCCCCAAAAGAATATAGCCCGGATCGATTCAAGTCTTTTAAGAACGGTCTCAGGACATTTGAACAAAGACATAAGGTATATCCCAAGACTTCCCATAACCGATTTAACCAAAGTCAATCTACCTCCCGATGAGATTAGACTCGCCTTCCAAGATGAGAGTTTAGACCGCAACTTGTCACATAAAGAATCCTAATTAGAAATATTTTTCATGCTCGAGCCTATCGGGATACCAAGGTAGGATGTAGGAAACGAACCTACAGCCCCCGTAACATTGGCGAGAGAAACTACTTCATGATCAGGCACACCAATACCAAAAACATGGGACTTCCTGACATTTAATTTCAGCCCAGAAACTCTATAAAAATCTCCAAAATAAGAAGAATATGATTCAATTCAAGAGCACTCCAATCAGAAAAAATAATAACATCATCAGCGTAGATAAAATGAGATAAATGAATGTTATCCATCCCAACTTTGAACCCACGGATAAAACCGATTTCCATTGTGCGATGAAAAGCGAGATTGAGGCCTTCCATGACAATGATGAACAAGAAAGGGCTAAGTGGATCCCCCTGTCTCAAACCCCTTTTTCAGCATAAATTCACGAGTCGGGCTGCCATTAATTAAGACCGAAGTCCTAGCTGAAAAAAGACATCCCTTAATCCAAGAACACCACTTCTCACTGAAACCGAGAGACGAAAGCATAAATAAGAGGTACTCCCAGTTAACCGAATCATAAGCTTTCTCAAAATCAACTTTAAACAGAAGCAtcttcttatttttatatttataccaAGATAAAATTTCGCTCAACATAAGAGGGCCATCAAGAATCTGACGACCTGCAATAAAAGCCGATTGAACCGGACTAATAATCTTATCGATAACACGTTGAAGCCGATTAGTCAATATTTTTGTGACCACTTTATAAAAACAACCGACTAACAAAATAGGGCGAAAGTCATTAATAAGCATCAGATTAAGCACCTTTGGGATAAAGGAAAAAATGCCGAATTTGCTCCTCGGGGCATATTACAAGAAGAGAAGAAACTTCTAATATCCCTGTAAATAATCAAACTTGAATAAATCCCAAAAATGTTTTAAAAATTGAAACGAAATACCATCCGGGCCCGGTGCCTTAGAACTACCACAATTCCAAACCGCATTTTTAATCTCCTCATCATCAACATCTTTATCAATCTCATTCACATCAGCAACAGAAATCTGTGCATGAGGAGTAACATGACCGGAGCTCACATCAGACCCATGATCAATGAACTTAGCTTCAAAATGATCAAAGAACTTGGATTTAATCACATTCGGATCATTGAACCAAACCCCGTCTACAAGAACACCCTGAATTTGTTGGCAACATCATTTGTGTTTGAGCGAACAGTGAAAAAAATTGGAGTTTTCGTCTCCCTCGACGTCCCATTTAACAGAAGCTTTTTGGAGCATGTCGAGATCAAACATCTTAGAAATATCGTCTTTTTCGAAAGCCAAGGAATTTCTCAGATTAACTTCATTGCTGCTAGCATTACCCGAATCAATGATAGCATCTAACTCAATGATATTATCCTTTAACTCTTTCAAACGTTTAGCTTCCGTAGACCTGGAAGAGTGGATCCAACTTTTAAGATGTCCTTTCAATAATCTGAATTTAGCCACAATATCCATATTAGCCTCAATACTAATAATGTCCCAAGCCTTACGAACCGTTAACTCGAAATCAGGACGAGAAAACCAAGAATCAAATATCTTAAAGTAAGTCGGCCCAAAGTCTACTTTGTCTTGAAACAAAAGAATAGGAGAGTGATCTGAGTATCCCCGGGGCAAGACCAAACCTTTCAAATCATCGACAACATTAAACACGTTATTAGTAACAAAAAAACGATCAATTTTACTAAATTTGTTACCCGGTTTATTACACCACGTGAATTGAAGCCCACCTAAAGGCATATCATAAAAAGCATTATGATCTATAAAATCTTTAAAAGCTCTGGCATCATGAGTACAAAAAATAGAGCCACAACTTTCATCAATACTTCTAACCGAATTCCAATCGCCCATGAGAATATACTCACCCGGATGAGCATCAATAAAATTCGAAATTTTCGCCCAAAGAAGAACTTTATCCGCCAAAGCTTGAGGAGCGTAAACATTGACCATAAACACATCTAAATTCACCTGTAACCAAGTACCCTTGACAATAACAAAGTTATCATCACACCAAATATCGCTTCGAATAAAAACATTCGGATCCCAAAGCGAAATAATACCACCCGAATACCCACGAGCCAAACTTAAAGCAAAGTCAAAATTATGATTCCCCCAGAAAGTACGGAGACGAGACATATGCAACCGAGACATCTTCGATTCTTGAATGGCCAAGAATTGAACATTCAACGAAATACATAAATCCTTAACCCATTTTCTTTTATCAACCATCAAAGATCCGCAACTGTTAATAGACATAATCTTCATTAAAAACAAAAATAGCCGTTTTCACGTTTCGAAAAATTCTTAAAACCTTTCAAGTTGTAACCAATTAACTCACCAATGCCAAAAATATCATCATTATGCTCTAAACTCAAAGCAATCGATGCATCATGGTTAATATTAACAAAAGGAGTGTGGCAACTTACCGAAGAGCTGGAACAATGCTGATTCTAATTTGTAGCAGTTGGGTTTGGTTCGGCTGTACGATTTTGTTTCAAGTAAAATACAATCCCAAATGAAGGCGTACCAAGAAATTAATGAATAAGTGAACTCATTAATTcctatgagttttttttttttttttttttggcaaaaaaaccaAAACCGTAACTTTTATATAACCACGAAGCTTCATCAAAAAAATGAAGCCTCGGAACAAGATTACAAACAAAGGCATCGAGGCCAACCAAACTACAAAACCTCAACAAAAACACAaactaactaaataacaaaaggaGACAAAAAACCAAACGAATCAACGAACGAAACAAATTAACCATCAAACTTGGATCTACGAACGACCACCCCTTTACCTTTCCTTGACCGCGCCTTTGTTTTCTCATTAACCTTTGGAAGCGTCTTCGACCCGATCAACTTTCCTTCCACCCGAACCAAACCTTCCAAATCCTTCACCGCCTCTTCAAAGAAACTAAACTTTCCACCCGACCCTCCTCCTTTGTCCAACCCACTATCCGTGAAAGgatccattcatatacattataaacaattcacaatagttgattacatcgcgaggtatttgacctctatatgatacatttttcagacattgtattcatttttaaaagataaactctctttacatcgaaaattaacaggcatgcataccatttaataatatccaactataaatgacctaatctgtcatttacttaataataatctcgactgaactcaatgacttaaatgcaacgtcttttgaaatatgccatgaatgactccaagtaatatctttaaaatgagcaaatgcacagctgaagatttctttaacacctgagaataaacatgctttaaagtgtcaaccaaaaggttggtgagttcattagtttatcataatcattcattttcatcattttaatagaccacaattacttgatgtgcactaattctcaaaattagtgatattccctaattctaaggttaccaagcaaaaaggggcatattcggcttcgatcattcacccatataatgtagtttcaattacttgtgtctatttcgtaaaacatttataaaaattgcgcatgtattctcagcccaaaaatataaagggtaaaaaggcaaatgaaactcacctattgtatttcgtagtaaaaatacatataacatcattgaacaagtgcaaggttggcctcggattcacgaatctaaattaattatatatatatttaaatgttggtcaatatttgtctaacaattaggtcagatcatagtgtaccacaatcctaatgctcgagactaatatgcaaaagtcaaccaaagtcaatttgactcaaaatgattttcaaaatttatacaagattaaaatatattttaaatatcgtcgtgctATATtcttaaaagattttattagagtaaataatataattcatttgttaataaataaaattttatattgaaatatacctttatatatcttaagtaaaaaatttttataaagttcatttaatatcataaaatattatgataggttttattaaggtaattatattatttgtgttacatatttatttgatataataacattgataataataataataattaaaagttgtatggttttgtaataataatcattattatcttattaacaaaaatattaatttttatacttactaaaatgatattatgataaaacgataattctaattcataataataataaaatttttgattAACAACGATATccctcttaaaaataataatttttgtaaaaatgatatttttaatattaataatacttttaataataatattgataaaaaataatgaaaaacgataattttatctatatcaatgtcttacaatattttaatttcatcatgatactcttactcattatttcctaatcgtttcgtttaatagtttttaatcgtctatTATATCGTgtgcataataatgataataatagtaatcaaaataattaggtattactaatattagttttaattacaataatactaataatgataattactatgacattggtaacgataatactaataattattttaatgataatataataataataataacaataacaataaccatttttaaataatgatatatatattaataatgataataataattataataataataataataataataactttaacgataataacgatagtaataataataaaaataacaatttttaatgataaatccttttattgataaagataataataataataataataataataataataataataataataataataataatgataataataataataataataataataataataataataataataataagataaaactataacgacgataataacgacgataataataatcatttttttaataataatacaaaaattcaattgactataacttctaatccattcatcgaaaccattcgatatctaaatgaaaagttcttaatttttcgttagctttccaacgacatgcatatcttataccttatttcaatcgcataggtaactaattcaagattcaacataacctatctaagggcaatatcaaaagtacaagcatgcataatcctatatactcgagcactagtcagggatacactaataataataaaaaattaagttatgagtgctcacgtatcaatattgagattcaatattacaggaaaggtacgtagacacaacggagacgataaataccaatttgacctcatgagcatacccatgaaccattcccataatctccatagttgtaacccataatttccttagccctatcccactcataaaacccatgttgTAATAGCTCGCGCGCActtcttgtcgtagtattttatgtataatacataataataataataataataataataataataataataataataataataataaaaataataataataataataataataataataataataataataataataataatactcataatatttttagattaataataataatctttattaataataataaataaaataaataaatacatacagAGTAATATCTTAGATAGAGAGATATAGAGTgatatgtgtgtgtgcaaaatgaATTCGTTCGAACTATAAAGAGTTGGCCTGACTTccatcaccatgcgatcgcatggttagtGTGCCTTAGGGCCATGCAATCGAATGGCTCCTCTTGGCAGCCCCCAATCGACCAATAAAACCTGCCGACACTCGTTACATTACACATTAACACAAGAtatgtaaatttatatattatttaatatatattatatttaatctttagaattaattaaatattatattatatttacgtgcatagtaaaaatgtaatttttgttcaaatgactcgtacgttgtcactcgaatcATGTATCACttttggtttttcgaacgcactttcgcacgtttagaaaactagacttttacgttacgcgacgtgtacccttaataataatttgacttattcgtcaataaattactttataaaaaaatgtaacttataaaattgaacgttgtggtcatttgcttctataaatcagtgactctgtgtttattagaatatattattttaaatcatgacgttttataactaagttaatatatatatatatatatatatatatatatatatatatatattatttagaatttgtaaatttatatataatatgtatgtttgaaatatttacctaATGATTTAATATCtagtctttcaaaactaaatatatttgaaAGTTCGtttttaaaatcgtttagaaaaatattataactcgtaatgttttcctttgaaattttaaatagatataattcatttatgtactaactTTTAAATATTATTCGCATCACTAATCAAGAGTTACTATCGTGTACCAAACTAATTTTgagaacatatatatttaatgaacacgttttaaatacacgttgcacattatttatatataacaaccaatattccaacctaggtttatttaatcaaagatatttttaaataaacaagttctattatatcgaaacgcGTTTTCGTACACCTATAACAAATTCATTCTTATTAGCTTTAGTctaccactaacttttgtctaatacttgttaatgacacttttgttcttacttttaaatcatttaccattttccgaatatgtttaaaaggaatagattttctcaaatcatagtggacctcccaacaaagacttgtaatcataattcaatgtatctggtaattcaatcatttgatcttatcttctaattctatcgataaacattttgaaacagatacaatcatgtaaagtattaaatctaatattttgtttacgttttaagttataatatatatatatacacatacatatataatcatattcgtttaatggctcgtgaatcgttggaacttggtctaggtttaaatgaatgtatggacacattttaaaattcttgagattcaacttaacaaacttttcttatcgtgtcggaaacatataaagattaaagtttaaatttggtcggaaattcccgagtcatcacaatacctacccgttaaagaaattttgtcccgaaatttgattgggatggtcatggctgacaataaatatgttttcatgacacatataagCTGAAAAtttgggttttatcatcattgagtaatatggataaaaaccttttgattttgtgaagagtacgagtgaagctatcaccaaaagagtgaaatgagtaggtatagattcgtcatatcttttgacatatataggattgatttccaagttcaagagatttggagaaaatcttcgtaataggatttgattcttcgataatcaagggaattaggatctgttttaaatgcgatcatctgttttgatttctttgtcagatatttactataaattcacctcctttgtttccttttaactcacaccttccattatttctaactcatactttaaagcattcatcaatatgctccatccagttctgcttcttgatatattcctaaccttcatatcggtcattcttcttttttatctaacaccagaagaatctatttacttctactatacacttggttttatagtgtttttagttctcctgtgtctttatattgctatttgcatcgatatatacggtttataatttctgggtggttgttggattttatatcttctcttatatttcgatgtctctacttctgtctcccataatcattgtcatctccagttaatgctctcttttatttgctgcgatttataccctaatttctatttcagaattttgtcctttcgtttcttcttcttgcgattaagcaccgcttgtaatggtccagaattcgcagatataaatttcggaatgaacattgttaatgttctaagaaggaaatggtaatggaaagatcttgatttgtcaaattaccagaataccctggaaaagaccgaatcatcaagaaatattttcttgacatttttagaggttaaagagaatacaagagtcatgtgacatagcacatgatgacgttatgatctgtgaatcatcacgttccatttagaaactcagcatgaattactgtaatataatcacgttgatcaagtgtcattatattatactaattcatgcttcagttcccaacactacttcaaaaacattcataatttaaacttgagggtttcaaaatttagaaactaaaatagtttcttttatgatgtaacacagatagtgcgaagagataaatgatttcagataagaataattatggaaatatcttcagaaatatggaggatattcataatgaaagatacgatgatatcttagaatttctaatatcagaggatgatgaagaatatttttcgcaagggtttagagtctggagcaaggtattcgttaatggctttagcagatattgaatcatttagattccttgaaggcaggttcagtctttgtgatttgtccacaacctccttcatactttgctcaatccgtttttcagttccaaaacttctctttttctgcg comes from Rutidosis leptorrhynchoides isolate AG116_Rl617_1_P2 chromosome 4, CSIRO_AGI_Rlap_v1, whole genome shotgun sequence and encodes:
- the LOC139841441 gene encoding uncharacterized protein, with protein sequence MEGLNLAFHRTMEIGFIRGFKVGMDNIHLSHFIYADDASLISSGGRLTLVKSVMGSLGIYLMSLFKCPETVLKRLESIRAIFFWGGSNSVKKMSWLKWDKVLASFDKGGLNVGSLKAFNLALLFKWRWRDIVGGRIEQYLKVLLEEIGCPILRDRPDSWVCNLSDDGSYMVKDAREYCILVRWNLSAKGIDIDSIVYPNCNNGVETRDHLFFDCDVARDLWLRIRIWLGCGLPHFSSWDLFVVWLEGVRLTVSSKNRIIAVMVTSLWAIWRFRNDVVFQDSFCSKNSLFDVIRLFSFHWIKNRGHLVSNWNFWLSMPV
- the LOC139841442 gene encoding uncharacterized protein, whose product is MDPFTDSGLDKGGGSGGKFSFFEEAVKDLEGLVRVEGKLIGSKTLPKVNEKTKARSRKVWLASMPLFVILFRGFIFLMKLRGYIKVTVLPNQTQLLQIRISIVPALRCGSLMVDKRKWVKDLCISLNVQFLAIQESKMSRLHMSRLRTFWGNHNFDFALSLARGYSGGIISLWDPNVFIRSDIWCDDNFVIVKGTWLQVNLDVFMVNVYAPQALADKVLLWAKISNFIDAHPGEYILMGDWNSVRSIDESCGSIFCTHDARAFKDFIDHNAFYDMPLGGLQFTWCNKPGNKFSKIDRFFVTNNVFNVVDDLKGLVLPRGYSDHSPILLFQDKVDFGPTYFKIFDSWFSRPDFELTVRKAWDIISIEANMDIVAKFRLLKGHLKSWIHSSRSTEAKRLKELKDNIIELDAIIDSGNASSNEVNLRNSLAFEKDDISKMFDLDMLQKASGVLVDGVWFNDPNVIKSKFFDHFEAKFIDHGSDVSSGHVTPHAQISVADVNEIDKDVDDEEIKNAVWNCGSSKAPGPDVGCFYKVVTKILTNRLQRVIDKIISPVQSAFIAGRQILDGPLMLSEILSWYKYKNKKMLLFKVDFEKAYDSVNWEYLLFMLSSLGFSEKWCSWIKGCLFSARTSVLINGSPTREFMLKKGFETGGST